A window of the Drosophila simulans strain w501 chromosome 2L, Prin_Dsim_3.1, whole genome shotgun sequence genome harbors these coding sequences:
- the LOC6733132 gene encoding ionotropic receptor 40a isoform X3, whose protein sequence is MHTFLALGLLSYLLGLLNSTRLTFIANDESDTAIALTQIIRGLQQPSLAILALPSLALSDGVCQKERSVYLDDFLQRLHRSNYKSVVFSQTELFFQHIEENLQGANECISLILDEPNQLLNSLHDRHLGHRLSLFIFYWGARWPPSSRVIRFREPLRAVVVTRPRKKAFRIYYNQARPCSDSQLQLVNWYDGDNLGLQRIPLLPTALSVYANFKGRTFRVPVFHSPPWFWVTYCNNSFEEDEELNSLDSIEKRKVRVTGGRDHRLLMLLSKHMNFRFKYIEAPGRTQGSMRSEDGKDSNDSFTGGIGLLQSGQAEFFLGDVGLSWERRKAIEFSFFTLADSGAFATHAPRRLNEALAIMRPFKQDIWPHLILTIIFSGPIFYGIIALPYIWRRPWVNSDVEHLGELCIHMTYLKEITPRLLKLKPRTVMSAYQMPHQLFQKCIWFTLRLFLKQSLFRALTLQL, encoded by the exons ATGCATACGTTTCTGGCATTGGGCCTGCTGTCCTACCTTTTGGGATTGCTAAACAGTACAAGGCTGACTTTTATTGCTAACGATGAGTCAGACACTGCAATAG CGCTCACCCAAATTATAAGAGGCTTGCAACAACCTTCTCTTGCTATATTGGCGCTACCAAGCCTCGCTCTTTCTGACGGAGTTTGTCAGAAAGAGCGCAGCGTTTATCTTGACGATTTTCTGCAGCGTCTTCATCGCAGTAACTACAAGTCGGTGGTATTCAGCCAGACGGAGCTTTTTTTTCAACACATTGAGGAAAACCTTCAAGGTGCAAACGAGTGCATCAGCCTGATTTTGGACGAGCCCAACCAGCTGTTGAATAGCCTCCACGATCGTCATCTTGGACATCGCTTAAgcctatttattttctattggGGAGCACGCTGGCCACCCAGCTCCCGTGTAATTCGTTTCAGAGAGCCGCTTCGAGCGGTAGTCGTAACTCGTCCTCGCAAGAAGGCCTTCCGCATCTACTACAACCAGGCTAGGCCTTGTAGCGACAGTCAGTTACAGTTGGTTAATTGGTACGACGGCGATAACCTTGGTCTGCAACGAATTCCCCTTCTTCCGACTGCATTATCCGTGTACGCCAACTTTAAAGGTCGTACCTTTCGGGTGCCTGTATTTCAC TCTCCGCCGTGGTTTTGGGTAACGTATTGCAATAACAGCTTCGAAGAGGACGAGGAGTTGAACAGCCTAGACAGCATAGAGAAAAGAAAGGTTCGGGTCACGGGTGGTCGCGATCACCGCCTACTCATGCTGCTATCTAAGCATATGAACTTTCGGTTTAAGTATATCGAAGCACCCGGTCGAACCCAGGGCTCAATGAGGTCAGAAGATGGCAAGGATTCCAACGACAGTTTCACAGGAGGCATTGGATTGCTGCAAAGTGGA CAAGCAGAATTTTTTTTGGGAGATGTCGGTCTAAGCTGGGAACGGCGGAAGGCCAtcgagttttcttttttcacaCTGGCTGATTCAGGAGCGTTTGCTACACACGCTCCCAGACGCCTTAATGAGGCCCTCGCCATTATGCGCCCGTTTAAGCAAGACATCTGGCCCCATCTAATCCTTACGATAATTTTCTCCGGACctattttttatggcattatTGCCCTGCCTTATATTTGGCGTCGACCATGGGTAAACTCAGATGTGGAACATCTCGGAGAATTATGTATCCACATGACGTATTTAAAAGAGATAACCCCACGCTTATTAAAGCTCAAACCCAGAACTGTGATGTCTGCCTATCAGATGCCCCACCAACTTTTTCAGAAGTGCATATGGTTCACTTTACGTCtgtttttaaaacaat CTTTGTTCCGAGCTTTAACTCTACAGTTATAG
- the LOC6733132 gene encoding ionotropic receptor 40a isoform X2 — translation MHTFLALGLLSYLLGLLNSTRLTFIANDESDTAIALTQIIRGLQQPSLAILALPSLALSDGVCQKERSVYLDDFLQRLHRSNYKSVVFSQTELFFQHIEENLQGANECISLILDEPNQLLNSLHDRHLGHRLSLFIFYWGARWPPSSRVIRFREPLRAVVVTRPRKKAFRIYYNQARPCSDSQLQLVNWYDGDNLGLQRIPLLPTALSVYANFKGRTFRVPVFHSPPWFWVTYCNNSFEEDEELNSLDSIEKRKVRVTGGRDHRLLMLLSKHMNFRFKYIEAPGRTQGSMRSEDGKDSNDSFTGGIGLLQSGQAEFFLGDVGLSWERRKAIEFSFFTLADSGAFATHAPRRLNEALAIMRPFKQDIWPHLILTIIFSGPIFYGIIALPYIWRRPWVNSDVEHLGELCIHMTYLKEITPRLLKLKPRTVMSAYQMPHQLFQKCIWFTLRLFLKQSCNELHNGYRAKFLTIVYWIAATYVLADVYSAQLTSQFARPAREPPINTLQRLQAAMIHDGYRLYVEKESSSLEMLENGTELFRQLYALMRQQVIKDPQGFFIDSVEAGIKLIAEGGEDKAVLGGRETLFFNVQQYGSSNFQLSQKLYTRYSAVAVQIGCPFLGSLNNV, via the exons ATGCATACGTTTCTGGCATTGGGCCTGCTGTCCTACCTTTTGGGATTGCTAAACAGTACAAGGCTGACTTTTATTGCTAACGATGAGTCAGACACTGCAATAG CGCTCACCCAAATTATAAGAGGCTTGCAACAACCTTCTCTTGCTATATTGGCGCTACCAAGCCTCGCTCTTTCTGACGGAGTTTGTCAGAAAGAGCGCAGCGTTTATCTTGACGATTTTCTGCAGCGTCTTCATCGCAGTAACTACAAGTCGGTGGTATTCAGCCAGACGGAGCTTTTTTTTCAACACATTGAGGAAAACCTTCAAGGTGCAAACGAGTGCATCAGCCTGATTTTGGACGAGCCCAACCAGCTGTTGAATAGCCTCCACGATCGTCATCTTGGACATCGCTTAAgcctatttattttctattggGGAGCACGCTGGCCACCCAGCTCCCGTGTAATTCGTTTCAGAGAGCCGCTTCGAGCGGTAGTCGTAACTCGTCCTCGCAAGAAGGCCTTCCGCATCTACTACAACCAGGCTAGGCCTTGTAGCGACAGTCAGTTACAGTTGGTTAATTGGTACGACGGCGATAACCTTGGTCTGCAACGAATTCCCCTTCTTCCGACTGCATTATCCGTGTACGCCAACTTTAAAGGTCGTACCTTTCGGGTGCCTGTATTTCAC TCTCCGCCGTGGTTTTGGGTAACGTATTGCAATAACAGCTTCGAAGAGGACGAGGAGTTGAACAGCCTAGACAGCATAGAGAAAAGAAAGGTTCGGGTCACGGGTGGTCGCGATCACCGCCTACTCATGCTGCTATCTAAGCATATGAACTTTCGGTTTAAGTATATCGAAGCACCCGGTCGAACCCAGGGCTCAATGAGGTCAGAAGATGGCAAGGATTCCAACGACAGTTTCACAGGAGGCATTGGATTGCTGCAAAGTGGA CAAGCAGAATTTTTTTTGGGAGATGTCGGTCTAAGCTGGGAACGGCGGAAGGCCAtcgagttttcttttttcacaCTGGCTGATTCAGGAGCGTTTGCTACACACGCTCCCAGACGCCTTAATGAGGCCCTCGCCATTATGCGCCCGTTTAAGCAAGACATCTGGCCCCATCTAATCCTTACGATAATTTTCTCCGGACctattttttatggcattatTGCCCTGCCTTATATTTGGCGTCGACCATGGGTAAACTCAGATGTGGAACATCTCGGAGAATTATGTATCCACATGACGTATTTAAAAGAGATAACCCCACGCTTATTAAAGCTCAAACCCAGAACTGTGATGTCTGCCTATCAGATGCCCCACCAACTTTTTCAGAAGTGCATATGGTTCACTTTACGTCtgtttttaaaacaat CATGCAATGAACTACATAACGGATACCGAGCCAAGTTTTTGACCATAGTGTATTGGATAGCAGCGACCTATGTATTGGCCGATGTATATTCAGCTCAACTGACCAGCCAGTTTGCACGACCTGCTCGCGAGCCACCAATCAATACTCTTCAGCGCCTGCAAGCAGCGATGATTCACGACGGTTACCGGCTATATGTGGAGAAGGAAAGTAGTTCGTTGGAGATGTTGGAGAATGGGACAGAACTGTTTCGTCAGCTTTATGCTCTGATGAGGCAGCAGGTGATCAAGGACCCTCAAGGATTTTTTATTGACTCTGTGGAAGCTGGAATTAAACTAATTGCAGAGGGCGGTGAGGACAAGGCAGTACTGGGAGGGCGTGAAACACTATTTTTTAACGTTCAGCAATACGGATCAAGCAACTTTCAGCTCAGTCAAAAACTTTACACTCGTTATTCGGCTGTGGCCGTACAAATCGGATGCCCCTTTCTAGGCAGCCTCAATAATGT ttga
- the LOC120284253 gene encoding uncharacterized protein LOC120284253, producing the protein MPDTKWNQFSVLQLKKWLEALGRQTSGTKAELIVRLQAISPETRGDSPPNNGSAAEEVEELDGAAAWPKQREPQSGDTRTIPFDEQSLQSESPENLDLDQLSLVDAERATLKKLRDEIEANMAVLQRIQADIDDANKSKSAHARQINDVIKNNSNGNHGNVNICANSTDANVNSTDANVNSTDANVNSTKVTIAADNIDTGHTSVGNKTAGSVVQHQSRNVNKLLEYPATSLALAKEVTMEFDGSLCARNWVTQFQNIGKIYNLDDGCMHMLLIAKLKGNAQRWLHASATRILESTDQLCEQLILTFEVKMSKGELRNAFQKREWHPDEKFAVYFEDKVMLANDINIDLEELLENIIEGIPAPALRNQARIQCFSEPMQILRAFSEVRLPKHKTAVHQSSSSKRLTGGGAANKDLRCANCNSKGHFARECLKPKREPGSCYACGAFGHFVGQCPERKSANINNYNAS; encoded by the exons ATGCCTGACACTAAATGGAATCAATTTTCAGTGCTCCAACTAAAGAAGTGGTTGGAAGCCCTTGGACGCCAGACTTCCGGCACTAAAGCGGAATTAATAGTGCGTCTGCAGGCCATTTCCCCAGAAACGCGTGGCGATTCACCGCCAAATAACGGATCAGCAGCAGAAGAGGTGGAAGAATTGGATGGAGCTGCAGCCTGGCCAAAGCAGAGAGAACCACAGAGTGGAGACACACGCACGATCCCGTTCGACGAGCAGTCATTGCAGTCAGAATCCCCGGAGAACCTCGATCTGGATCAGCTATCGTTGGTGGATGCAGAGAGAGCCACTCTAAAAAAGCTTCGGGACGAGATAGAGGCAAACATGGCTGTGCTGCAGAGGATCCAAGCGGATATCGACGACGCGAACAAGAGCAAGTCTGCTCATGCTCGCCAGATCAATGACGTCAtcaagaacaacagcaacggaaACCACGGCAATGTTAACATATGCGCTAACAGCACCGACGCCAATGTTAACAGCACCGACGCCAATGTTAACAGCACCGACGCCAATGTTAACAGCACCAAGGTGACTATCGCCGCTGATAACATCGATACAGGACATACCAGTGTTGGAAATAAAACCGCTGGTAGTGTTGTTCAGCACCAGAGTCGAAATGTAAACAAGCTTCTGGAATATCCTGCAACATCGCTTGCCTTGGCAAAAGAGGTAACGATGGAGTTTGACGGCAGCTTATGTGCGCGCAATTGGGTCACGCAGTTTCAGAACATCGGAAAGATTTACAATTTGGACGACGGATGCATGCACATGCTGCTAATTGCCAAACTAAAAGGAAACGCACAGCGCTGGCTGCACGCAAGCGCCACACGCATCCTAGAATCGACCGACCAGCTGTGCGAACAGTTAATCTTGACATTCGAGGTCAAGATGTCAAAAGGGGAACTGAGGAACGCATTTCAAAAACGCGAATGGCATCCGGATGAGAAATTTGCTGTTTACTTCGAGGACAAGGTGATGCTGGCCAACGACATCAACATCGATCTAGAGGAGCTCCTGGAAAACATCATTGAAGGAATCCCAGCACCAGCGTTGCGCAACCAGGCGCGCATACAGTGTTTCTCCGAGCCGATGCAAATTCTGCGGGCTTTCTCGGAAGTCCGTCTGCCGAAGCACAAAACAGCAGTTCATCAAAGCAGTTCATCAAAGCGCCTTACTGGAGGAGGTGCAGCCAATAAGGACTTACGTTGTGCCAATTGCAACTCCAAAGGGCACTTCGCCAGGGAGTGTCTCAAGCCAAAGAGGGAGCCCGGATCCTGCTATGCCTGTGGGGCATTTGGACACTTCGTCGGACAATGCCCGGAGCGCAAGAGTGCCAATATCAACAATTAT AATGCCTCATAG
- the LOC6733132 gene encoding ionotropic receptor 40a isoform X1 → MHTFLALGLLSYLLGLLNSTRLTFIANDESDTAIALTQIIRGLQQPSLAILALPSLALSDGVCQKERSVYLDDFLQRLHRSNYKSVVFSQTELFFQHIEENLQGANECISLILDEPNQLLNSLHDRHLGHRLSLFIFYWGARWPPSSRVIRFREPLRAVVVTRPRKKAFRIYYNQARPCSDSQLQLVNWYDGDNLGLQRIPLLPTALSVYANFKGRTFRVPVFHSPPWFWVTYCNNSFEEDEELNSLDSIEKRKVRVTGGRDHRLLMLLSKHMNFRFKYIEAPGRTQGSMRSEDGKDSNDSFTGGIGLLQSGQAEFFLGDVGLSWERRKAIEFSFFTLADSGAFATHAPRRLNEALAIMRPFKQDIWPHLILTIIFSGPIFYGIIALPYIWRRPWVNSDVEHLGELCIHMTYLKEITPRLLKLKPRTVMSAYQMPHQLFQKCIWFTLRLFLKQSCNELHNGYRAKFLTIVYWIAATYVLADVYSAQLTSQFARPAREPPINTLQRLQAAMIHDGYRLYVEKESSSLEMLENGTELFRQLYALMRQQVIKDPQGFFIDSVEAGIKLIAEGGEDKAVLGGRETLFFNVQQYGSSNFQLSQKLYTRYSAVAVQIGCPFLGSLNNVLMQLFESGILDKMTAAEYAKQYQEVEATRIYKGSVQAKNSEAYSRTESYDSTVISPLNLRMLQGAFIALGVGALAAGLILLLEIVFIKLDQARLWMLCSQLQWIRHDRGV, encoded by the exons ATGCATACGTTTCTGGCATTGGGCCTGCTGTCCTACCTTTTGGGATTGCTAAACAGTACAAGGCTGACTTTTATTGCTAACGATGAGTCAGACACTGCAATAG CGCTCACCCAAATTATAAGAGGCTTGCAACAACCTTCTCTTGCTATATTGGCGCTACCAAGCCTCGCTCTTTCTGACGGAGTTTGTCAGAAAGAGCGCAGCGTTTATCTTGACGATTTTCTGCAGCGTCTTCATCGCAGTAACTACAAGTCGGTGGTATTCAGCCAGACGGAGCTTTTTTTTCAACACATTGAGGAAAACCTTCAAGGTGCAAACGAGTGCATCAGCCTGATTTTGGACGAGCCCAACCAGCTGTTGAATAGCCTCCACGATCGTCATCTTGGACATCGCTTAAgcctatttattttctattggGGAGCACGCTGGCCACCCAGCTCCCGTGTAATTCGTTTCAGAGAGCCGCTTCGAGCGGTAGTCGTAACTCGTCCTCGCAAGAAGGCCTTCCGCATCTACTACAACCAGGCTAGGCCTTGTAGCGACAGTCAGTTACAGTTGGTTAATTGGTACGACGGCGATAACCTTGGTCTGCAACGAATTCCCCTTCTTCCGACTGCATTATCCGTGTACGCCAACTTTAAAGGTCGTACCTTTCGGGTGCCTGTATTTCAC TCTCCGCCGTGGTTTTGGGTAACGTATTGCAATAACAGCTTCGAAGAGGACGAGGAGTTGAACAGCCTAGACAGCATAGAGAAAAGAAAGGTTCGGGTCACGGGTGGTCGCGATCACCGCCTACTCATGCTGCTATCTAAGCATATGAACTTTCGGTTTAAGTATATCGAAGCACCCGGTCGAACCCAGGGCTCAATGAGGTCAGAAGATGGCAAGGATTCCAACGACAGTTTCACAGGAGGCATTGGATTGCTGCAAAGTGGA CAAGCAGAATTTTTTTTGGGAGATGTCGGTCTAAGCTGGGAACGGCGGAAGGCCAtcgagttttcttttttcacaCTGGCTGATTCAGGAGCGTTTGCTACACACGCTCCCAGACGCCTTAATGAGGCCCTCGCCATTATGCGCCCGTTTAAGCAAGACATCTGGCCCCATCTAATCCTTACGATAATTTTCTCCGGACctattttttatggcattatTGCCCTGCCTTATATTTGGCGTCGACCATGGGTAAACTCAGATGTGGAACATCTCGGAGAATTATGTATCCACATGACGTATTTAAAAGAGATAACCCCACGCTTATTAAAGCTCAAACCCAGAACTGTGATGTCTGCCTATCAGATGCCCCACCAACTTTTTCAGAAGTGCATATGGTTCACTTTACGTCtgtttttaaaacaat CATGCAATGAACTACATAACGGATACCGAGCCAAGTTTTTGACCATAGTGTATTGGATAGCAGCGACCTATGTATTGGCCGATGTATATTCAGCTCAACTGACCAGCCAGTTTGCACGACCTGCTCGCGAGCCACCAATCAATACTCTTCAGCGCCTGCAAGCAGCGATGATTCACGACGGTTACCGGCTATATGTGGAGAAGGAAAGTAGTTCGTTGGAGATGTTGGAGAATGGGACAGAACTGTTTCGTCAGCTTTATGCTCTGATGAGGCAGCAGGTGATCAAGGACCCTCAAGGATTTTTTATTGACTCTGTGGAAGCTGGAATTAAACTAATTGCAGAGGGCGGTGAGGACAAGGCAGTACTGGGAGGGCGTGAAACACTATTTTTTAACGTTCAGCAATACGGATCAAGCAACTTTCAGCTCAGTCAAAAACTTTACACTCGTTATTCGGCTGTGGCCGTACAAATCGGATGCCCCTTTCTAGGCAGCCTCAATAATGT CTTGATGCAGTTGTTTGAGAGCGGAATCCTAGATAAGATGACCGCTGCCGAATACGCGAAGCAGTACCAGGAAGTAGAAGCCACGAGAATATACAAGGGCAGCGTGCAGGCGAAGAACAGTGAGGCTTACAGTCGAACCGAAAGCTATGACAGCACTGTTATAAGTCCGCTTAATCTGCGAATGCTGCAGGGTGCTTTTATCGCTCTCGGAGTTGGTGCATTGGCTGCAG GTTTAATTTTGCTACTAGAGATAGTATTTATTAAACTGGATCAAGCGCGATTGTGGATGCTATGCTCACAACTG